The proteins below are encoded in one region of Mangifera indica cultivar Alphonso chromosome 7, CATAS_Mindica_2.1, whole genome shotgun sequence:
- the LOC123220897 gene encoding uncharacterized protein LOC123220897, producing MDSICKSRRKLAANSHQFSSFKDHFNLDKLDMERCLDDNEGLWLSSDFPSPSNFFAEHRLSEETFLDGLDPGNYEIHLGTSLELTSSVSDKEKTCSPNPEETLEDLDDDEPLFWPFELERCWNPEETWKSFTMSPRKDIEKLENTPGGTCKTHSKERHKRKAMMNSGSSNKNVRKLNNMPSRLRNSKKHSAKIVPLEIEDNIKEATSKNSYLFQDVLAMNQEVPIETFLGLGEFDGHEGVDSDVNVDAFFMEECL from the exons ATGGACTCTATCTGTAAATCCAGGAGGAAACTTGCAGCAAATTCTCATCAGTTCTCATCATTCAAAGACCATTTCAATCTCGATAAGCTCGACATGGAAAGATGCCTGGATGATAATGAAGGTTTGTGGTTGTCTTCAGATTTTCCTTCGCCTTCGAATTTTTTCGCAGAGCACAGACTCTCTG AAGAAACTTTCCTGGACGGCCTGGATCCAGGGAATTATGAAATACATTTAGGAACCAGTCTCGAATTGACTTCTTCAGTTTCGGATAAGGAGAAAACTTGTAGCCCCAATCCTGAAGAGACCCTGGAAGATTTGGATGATGATGAACCCCTATTCTGGCCATTTGAACTTGAACGGTGTTGGAATCCTGAAGAAACCTGGAAAAGTTTCACAATGTCTCCCCGGAAAGACatagaaaaacttgaaaatactcCTGGAGGGACCTGTAAAACCCATTCAAAAGAGAGGCATAAGAGAAAAGCAATGATGAACTCAGGCAGTAGCAATAAGAATGTCAGGAAACTCAACAACATGCCTTCAAGATTgcgaaattcgaaaaaacattCTGCAAAAATTGTTCCATTAGAGAttgaagataatataaaagaagcAACATCTAAGAATAGTTATCTCTTCCAGGATGTTCTTGCAATGAACCAGGAAGTTCCAATCGAGACTTTTTTAGGCCTTGGCGAATTCGATGGACATGAGGGGGTTGATTCTGATGTTAATGTAGATGCTTTCTTCATGGAAGAGTGTTTATGA